A DNA window from Vigna angularis cultivar LongXiaoDou No.4 chromosome 1, ASM1680809v1, whole genome shotgun sequence contains the following coding sequences:
- the LOC108319380 gene encoding berberine bridge enzyme-like 13: MVSPIIPLSLLVLLLLVSLVNSASLEQSFVQCLKLNSGRKPSLDSLIYSPSNPSFTSILDSTAQNLRCLVPSAPKPKFIFTPDSDSLVQAAVICSKKLGIHFIVRSGGHDYEGISYVSQIENPFIIIDLVKLRGINVDIKSNTAWVQAGATTGELYYRIYEKSSVHGFPAGLYTSLGIGGHITGGAYGGMMRKYGLGVDNVIDATIVDANGRILDRKAMGEDLFWAIRGGGGGSFGILLWWKVNLVPVPPTVTVFTVTKSLKQGATKILHRWQEVAPYIDEKLFIRVIIQPSSAANKTQRTVTTSYNALFLGGASTLLQIMKKSFPELGLTRKDCLETSWIKSVLYLADFPSGTPPEVLLKGKSTFKNFFKAKSDFVRKTIPETGLEGLWRRLLIDDSPLMIWNPYGGKMSQFSESDTPFPHRNGTLYKIQYLTLWEKGDKNPAKHIDWIRKLYNYMGPYVSSFPREAYVNYRDLDLGENTKNSTSYEKARSWGYSYYKKNFERLVRIKTKVDPQNVFRHEQSIPTRRF, translated from the coding sequence ATGGTGTCTCCAATCATACCCTTGTCACTTTTAGTCCTCCTTCTATTAGTTTCATTGGTTAATTCAGCTTCTCTTGAACAAAGTTTTGTCCAATGTCTCAAATTGAATTCAGGCCGAAAACCTTCACTTGATTCATTAATTTACAGTCCAAGCAACCCTTCATTCACCAGCATCCTTGATTCAACCGCACAGAACCTAAGGTGTTTGGTGCCTTCAGCACCAAAACCTAAGTTTATATTCACCCCCGACAGTGATTCTCTTGTCCAAGCAGCAGTAATTTGCTCGAAGAAACTTGGGATACACTTCATTGTGAGAAGTGGAGGCCATGACTATGAGGGAATCTCTTATGTTTCTCAAATCGAGAACCCCTTCATAATTATTGACCTGGTCAAGCTCCGTGGCATCAATGTTGATATCAAAAGCAACACTGCTTGGGTTCAAGCTGGTGCCACGACTGGTGAACTGTACTACAGAATATATGAGAAGAGTTCAGTTCATGGTTTCCCTGCAGGCCTTTACACAAGCTTAGGCATTGGAGGGCACATTACAGGAGGGGCATATGGAGGCATGATGAGAAAGTATGGCCTTGGGGTGGATAATGTCATAGATGCTACAATTGTCGATGCCAATGGCAGAATTCTTGACAGGAAAGCCATGGGGGAAGACCTGTTTTGGGCAATAAGAGGAGGTGGAGGTGGAAGCTTTGGTATCCTTCTTTGGTGGAAGGTAAACCTGGTTCCGGTGCCACCAACTGTGACTGTTTTTACAGTTACCAAAAGCCTTAAACAAGGTGCAACCAAGATTCTTCACAGATGGCAGGAAGTGGCTCCTTATATTGATGAAAAACTATTCATCAGAGTCATCATTCAACCATCCAGTGCTGCAAATAAGACTCAGAGGACTGTCACAACTTCTTACAATGCTCTCTTCCTTGGTGGGGCAAGCACACTCCTCCAAATCATGAAGAAAAGCTTCCCCGAGTTGGGTTTGACTAGAAAAGATTGCTTGGAAACTAGCTGGATCAAATCTGTGCTCTATCTTGCAGACTTTCCAAGTGGCACCCCTCCTGAAGTACTTCTCAAAGGAAAGTCAACATTCAAGAACTTCTTCAAGGCCAAATCAGATTTTGTGAGAAAAACAATACCAGAAACGGGTCTTGAAGGGCTGTGGCGAAGGTTGCTGATAGACGATAGCCCCTTGATGATTTGGAACCCATATGGTGGAAAAATGAGCCAGTTTTCAGAATCTGACACCCCATTTCCTCACAGAAACGGAACACTGTATAAAATTCAGTACCTGACTTTGTGGGAAAAGGGAGACAAGAATCCTGCAAAGCACATAGATTGGATTAGGAAGCTTTACAACTACATGGGTCCTTATGTTTCTAGCTTCCCAAGGGAAGCCTATGTGAATTACAGGGACCTTGATCTGGGAGAAAACACCAAGAACAGCACAAGCTATGAAAAGGCACGTTCTTGGGGCTATAGTTATTACAAGAAGAACTTCGAAAGGTTGGTAAGGATAAAGACCAAAGTGGATCCTCAAAACGTCTTCAGGCATGAGCAGAGTATCCCAACTCGTCGATTCTGA
- the LOC108319359 gene encoding uncharacterized protein LOC108319359, with product MPLSGRIALNVEVHIEDGREVESEEELEVDIEEGGEVPTEQEVEVDIEDGGEVHTEQELEADIEDGGEVHTEQELEADIEDGGELHTEEELEVDVDNDDEPGMDDLSGDEYVDADNDEETQQQCRGLLDDDWESDMLVTPENSSSEEDDNEDRVCMSGFSKYAKQKSMADYKWEVGTIFSGKEEFKDAIRRYVVHAGRDLKFVKNDKRRVRVRYMGGQGKCPWVAYCGYLPSRKIWQLRKIIDTHGCSRQLNIKLMNAQWLSEEIDRSLVDNPNLKVNDIRTKALRKWNTNVSISKARRAKLIATRQLEGDFKEQYKRIYDYGHELLRCNPGSTVQIKVDSHNGDTIFQRMYVCLKACKDNFKSCRPIICLDGCFLKGYYKGELLTAVGRDPNDQMLPLAYAVVEVENKDSWTWFLQLLIQDLGGSEGLVPAIQELLPGTEQRFCMRHLYANFRKRFGGQILKNLMWTAATSTYPQAWEREMLKIKEVNIEAYKYLIAIPPRFWSRSRFTGQAMTDTLDNNISEAFNSVLIHSRGKPIITMMEDIRVYLMKSWSARKIFKVRHTSSVGNKFTLDLDTKECSCRKWMISAIPCCHAIAAMNFSNVDPQTFVPNVFTRSTYEEVYASIIFPLNGHLLWETTNFNDVLPPLIKKMPGRPKKKRRLEAWELTKDQTQMRVGGHKKKCSLCRKMGHNKNSCPLKPQPVETTQPSQPPPSSPTPEPSQPSSTQSSRPTKCKVRRKHT from the exons atgccgctcagcggtagaaTTGCGCTCAATG TGGAAGTGCACATTGAGGATGGAAGGGAGgttgaaagtgaagaagaattGGAAGTGGACATTGAGGAGGGAGGGGAGGTTCCTACTGAACAAGAAGTGGAAGTGGACATTGAGGATGGAGGGGAGGTTCATACTGAACAAGAATTGGAAGCAGACATTGAGGATGGAGGGGAGGTTCATACTGAACAAGAATTGGAAGCAGACATTGAGGATGGAGGGGAGCTTCATACTGAAGAAGAATTGGAAGTGGACGTGGACAATGATGATGAACCAGGAATGGATGATCTGAGTGGTGATGAATATGTGGATGCAGACAATGATGAAgaaacccaacaacaatgcaGGGGTTTGTTAGATGATGATTGGGAGTCTGATATGCTTGTAACTCCTGAAAACAGTTCAAGTGAGGAGGATGACAACGAGGATAGAGTATGTATGAGTGGTTTCTcaaaatatgcaaaacagaagtCCATGGCAGATTACAAGTGGGAAGTGGGCACCATTTTCAGTGGAAAGGAAGAGTTTAAGGATGCTATTAGAAGGTATGTTGTTCATGCTGGGAGGGATCTAAAATTTGTGAAGAATGATAAGCGTAGGGTGAGGGTGCGCTACATGGGTGGCCAAGGGAAGTGCCCATGGGTAGCTTACTGTGGGTACTTGCCATCACGCAAAATTTGGCAATTAAGGAAGATAATTGATACTCACGGTTGTAGTAGGCAACTTAACATCAAACTAATGAATGCTCAGTGGTTGAGTGAAGAAATAGATAGGTCTTTAGTTGACAATCCTAATTTAAAGGTGAATGATATTCGTACTAAAGCATTAAGAAAATGGAATACAAATGTGTCAATATCCAAGGCACGAAGGGCAAAGTTAATTGCCACAAGACAGCTTGAAGGAGATTTCAAAGAACAGTATAAAAGGATATACGACTATGGACATGAGTTGTTGAGGTGTAACCCAGGTTCAACAGTGCAAATTAAAGTTGACTCTCATAATGGGGATACAATCTTCCAAAGAATGTATGTTTGTCTAAAAGCTTGTAAAGACAACTTCAAAAGTTGTAGGCCCATAATATGTTTAGACGGGTGTTTTTTGAAAGGTTATTACAAGGGAGAGCTTCTCACTGCTGTTGGTAGGGACCCAAACGATCAAATGCTACCACTTGCCTATGCAGTAGTAGAAGTGGAGAACAAAGACAGCTGGACATGGTTCTTGCAATTATTAATTCAAGACCTCGGGGGTAGTGAA GGGTTGGTCCCAGCTATCCAAGAGCTTCTTCCTGGGACAGAACAAAGATTCTGTATGAGGCACCTGTATGCAAACTTTAGGAAAAGGTTTGGtggtcaaattttaaaaaatctgatGTGGACAGCTGCCACAAGCACATATCCACAAGCTTGGGAGAGAGAGATgctgaaaattaaagaagtcaATATTGAAGCATATAAATACCTCATAGCCATTCCCCCGAG GTTTTGGTCAAGATCTCGCTTCACAGGTCAAGCAATGACTGATACACTAGATAACAACATCAGTGAAGCTTTCAACAGTGTTCTTATTCATTCAAGAGGAAAACCTATTATAACCATGATGGAGGATATCAGAGTTTATCTCATGAAAAG CTGGTCTGCACGAAAGATTTTTAAGGTTAGGCATACTTCATCAGTTGGGAACAAGTTCACACTGGACCTGGACACAAAGGAGTGTAGCTGCAGAAAGTGGATGATTAGTGCCATTCCATGTTGTCATGCAATTGCAGCAATGAACTTCTCCAACGTTGATCCACAGACTTTTGTCCCCAATGTGTTCACAAGATCCACCTATGAAGAGGTCTATGCGTCCATCATTTTTCCACTCAATGGCCACCTACTATGGGAAACCACAAATTTCAATGATGTACTACCACCACTGATCAAGAAGATGCCTGGGAggccaaagaaaaaaaggaggTTGGAAGCATGGGAGCTAACTAAAGATCAGACTCAAATGCGTGTTGGTGGCCATAAGAAAAAATGTAGTCTTTGTCGTAAGATGGGGCACAACAAGAATAGCTGCCCTTTAAAGCCCCAGCCAGTAGAAACAACACAACCATCACAACCACCTCCAAGTTCCCCAACCCCTGAACCATCACAGCCATCAAGTACCCAATCATCCCGACCAACAAAATGCAAAGTCAGAAGAAAACATACTTAG